AGCGCATGAACCCGATGGTCGCCATCGCCAACCGGGCGCTTTGGGACCGGCCTGCGGTGGTAGAGATCCGGTTTGAGAACGACTAGCTCCGACCTGCAGCTGCTCCTGAAGTCACTGTCGGCCACGCTTGAGAGCGAGGGCCTGAAGGCGGTCGTCCCGTTCCCGGCAAAGACCGGAATCACCGTGCGGCCCGAGCCCCCGCTCCCCGGCACCCTGAGAAGGAGGCTGCAGGCCAAGGGGATCGACGGCCTGTGGACCCACCAGGCGGAGGCGCTCTCCGCCGTCCGGCGGGGTGAGAACGTGGCCGTCTCGACCGGGACCGCCAGCGGTAAGAGCATGTGCTTCAACCTGCCGGCGATCGAGCAGATCCTGGCCGACCGCCGCTCCCGGGCGCTCTACCTCTACCCGACCAAAGCCCTGGCCCAGGACCAGCTGCGGGCCCTGCGGGGCTTCGGGCTCACCGAGGTGCTCCCGGCGACCTACGACGGCGACACCCCGGGCGACGAGCGGGCATCGGTCCGCAAGTTCGCCAACATCGTGCTGACCAACCCGGACATGCTGCACTTCGGCATCCTGCGCTCCCACTCCCGCTGGGCGAACTTCTTCGCCAGCCTCAAGTTAGTGGTGATCGACGAAGGCCACGTCTTCAGGGGGGTCTTCGGGTCCCACGTGGGCTGCATTCTGAGAAGGCTGCGCCGGATCGCTAACTACTACGGCGCCGAGCCGGTGTTCATCCTCACCTCGGCCACCATCCCCAACCCGGGCGGGCTGGCGGAGCGACTGGTCGGCGTGCCGTTCACCGAGGTGACCGAGGACGGCGCCCCTAGGGGAGAGCGGCTGTTCGCCTTCTGGAACCCGCCGTTCGTCGACGAGGCGACCGCCACCCGCAGCTCGGCCAACTGGGAGAGCGCCCGGCTGATGGCCACGTTCGCCAACCGTGAGATCAAGACCATTGCTTTTGCCAAGTCCCGCCGGGCTGCCGAGCTGGTCGCCAAGTACGCAAAGACCATGGCCACCGGCGACACCGGCGACCGGATGACCGCCTACCGGGCCGGGTACCTGGCCGAGGAGCGGCGGGCGATCGAGAAGCGGTTGTTCTCCGGTGAGCTGGTCGGGGTCGCGGCGACCTCGGCTCTGGAGCTCGGCATCGACGTCGGGGGCATGGACGCGGTGGTCATGAACGGCTTTCCGGGGACCGTCGCCCAGGTCTGGCAGCAGGCCGGGCGGGCCGGGAGGTCTACCGATGCCTCGGTCGCCGTCCTGGTCGGCCGGGACGACCCGCTGGACCAGTACTACGTCGCCCACCCGGAGTTCCTGCTGACCAAACCGTTCGAAATGGCGCTGGTCGACACCACCAACCCAAACATCTTGCAGCCCCACCTGGCGTGCGCCGCCTGGGAGAAGCCGATCACCCCGGAGGACGTCACGACCTACTTCGGCGAGGAGGCGCTGCGGCAGGCGGAGGAGATGGAGGCGGCCGGTCAGCTGGCTCTGCGCAAGGCCAAGGGCGTCCAGCGGTACCACTACCGGGGCGACACCGAGCCCGGAGACCTGGATCTCAGGTCGATGGGCTCCACCTACTCGATAGTCGAAGCTCAGACCGGCGCTTTGCTGGGGACCGTCGACGGAGGCAAGGCGTTCTCCCAGATCCACCCCGGGGCGGTCTACCTGCACCAGGGTGACAACTGGGAGGTGCAGGAGCTTGACCGGGCCAACCACGTGGCGCTGGTGGAGCCGTCGAAGGGCCGCTACTTCACGCAGTCCCGGGAGACCTCCGACATCCGGGTGCTGGAGACGCTGCAGCACAAGCGGGTCGGCCGGGCGGAGTTCTACCTCGGCCGGGTCGAGGTGACCAACCGGGTGGTGGCGTTCGCCCGCAAGGACATCGCCTCGGGCGAGACCCTGGCGGTGGTCGACCTGGACCTCCCGGAGACGATCCTGTCGACGGTAGCGGTCTGGTACACGGTCGACGACCTGGTGATCCGCAAGGCCCGGCTGACGGCGGCCGACCTGCCCGGGAGCCTGCACGCCGCCGAGCACGCAGCGATCGGCATGCTGCCGCTGTTTGCTATGGCCGACCGGTGGGACATCGGAGGGGTGAGCACCGCCTTTTCGGCCGACACCGGCATGCCCACGGTCTTCGTCTACGACGGCTACCCCGGCGGAGCCGGCATCGCGGCCCGTGGGTTTGCCGAGGCGGCCGAGCACCAGGCGGCCACCCTGGAGGCGGTGTCCCGGTGCCCGTGCAAGACCGGCTGCCCCTCATGCGTGCAGTCGCCCAAATGCGGCAACGGCAACGAGCCGCTGGACAAGGCGGGAGCTATTCGCCTGCTGGCCACTATTCTTGGTAGCGATGGAAGCAATCGAGGCTGAAGCCCCAACCCCCGAGATCGTCACCCCGCCCAAGCTGAAGGTGATCCGGTTTCTGGCGTTCGCCATGGTGCCGGCCCTGTTCATCGCCTTTATCGCTTTCACCCTGTTCCAGACCGCTCCGCCCGACACCCTGGTGGGGGAGAAGATGCCGGAGTTCTCGCTGGAGCAGCTCGGCTCGGAGGAGCGCCTGACCTCGGCCGACCTCGAAGGCAAGGCCGTGGTGGTGAACTTCTGGGCCTCGTGGTGCGTGCCGTGCGTGAAAGAGGCGCCCGATCTGCAGGAGGCGTACGCCAAGTACTCGGACCAGGACGTGGTGGTGCTGGGCGTGAACGTGCAGGACTCGGAGAAGGACGCGCTTGCCTTTGCCGACAAGTTCGACGTGACCTATCCGATCGTCCGTGACCCCAACCTGACCCTCTACAAGGAGTTCGGCGTGCGGGGCCTGCCCGAGACGTTCTTCATAGACAAAGAGGGCGTGTTCGTGGGAGTCGGGTCCGGCCGCCAGGTTGGCCAGAGTGGGACGACGAAGACGTTGGGAGCTATCGATCCGGCGCTGCTGGAGAGCCAGATCAAGACGATGCTGGAGAAGCCGGCATGAAGTTCACCACCAAGCTAGAACTGGGCGGCAAGACCGCTACCGGATTCGTCGTTCCCCCCGAGGTGGTCGAGGCCCTCGGCAAAGGAAAGAAGCCGCCGGTCAAGGTGACCATCAACGGCTACACCTACCGGAACACGGTGGCGGTTTACGGCGGCGTCTACATGCTCGGGGTGAGCGCGGAGCACCGGGAGGGCGCCGGTGTCGAGGCCGGCGAAGAGATCGAGGTCGAACTTGAGCTCGACACCGAACCCCGGGTGCTCGAGATCCCTGCGGACCTGACGGAAGCGCTGGAGAGGGAGCCCGAGGCCAAGAGCTACTTCGATGGCCTCTCCTACAGCAACAAGCGACGGCACGTGCTGGCGATCGAAGGGGCGAAGGCGGCGGAAACCCGGCAGCGCCGGATCGACAAGTCGGTGGCCATGTTCAAAGAGGGCAAGAACTAGCGGAGGTACACGGCCTCGATCATCTCGGCGGTGGCGTGGTAGAGGGCCCGGACGACCTCGGTCGCATCTGAGAGCGTTCTCGCTGACACCTCGTCGGAATCCTGCAACCTTGCGGCTTTCGGAGGGGTCGGTTCGGGAAGGGCCCGGGACGAGGGCGGGTGATCGCTCCGGTCCTTAACCCGGGTGCCGCCTTCGAAAGCCATGGCGACAAGCTAGCAGCGCCGCGTTAACGCACCCTTGACGGAAGGTTACGCCCAGGTGACCGTTACTTGAACAAATGGCGGAAGCTGCAATCGAATCCAGCGACCGGTTTTGGTTAGTCTGAGGGCGTGAAATCCACTCTCGAACGGGAGATCAAACTCCAGGCCCCTCCCGGGTTCTCGCTACCGCAGTTCCCGGGCACCCAGATTGGGCCGCGCAGGTTCACCTCGACCTACCTCGACACAGAGGACTTTCGCCTGGCCGCCGCCGGCATCACCATGCGGCGGCGCGTGGAGAACCGGAGGGGTTTGTGGCAGCTCAAGCTTCCCCGGGGGAACGCCCGGATGGAGCTGGAGGAGAGGGGAGGGCCGCTCCGCCCGCCTCCCTCGTTTGCAAAGCTGATCGTCGCCCCCCTGATGGGCGAGCCGTTGAAGGTGGTTGCCAAGCTGAGGACCCTGCGCACCGGCACCACGGTCATGGACGGCGACCGGAAGGTCGCCGAGGTGGTTTTCGACTCGGTCCAGGTGCTGCAGGGGATCACGATCGTCAACCGGTTCAGCGAGATCGAAGTAGAGCTGCTCGACGGCAACGAGGACGACCTCAGGCAGCTGGGATCGGCCCTCAAGTCGCTCGGAGCCTTCACGGGCGACGAGCGGCCGAAGCTCTTGCAGGCGCTCGATATCGTGGTCGCCCAGCCCGACTCGGACAAGCGGCCGGTCTCCGAGCTTGCACAGATCCAGGGCATGATCCGGGACCAGTTCCGCAACCTGTTGCGACACGACCCCGGCACCCGCCTGGGCGACGACCCGGAGGATTTGCACCAGCACCGGGTGGGTATCCGAAAACTTCGAAGCCTGCTGGGCTCTGCCCGCATGCTGGAGCCGGAGTGGTCCGCATCGCTGCGGGCCGAGCTGGAGTGGATCGGAGACCTGATGAACCCGGTGAGGGACCTGGATGTAATGGTGCCCTACCTCCGCGCCGACATGCAGCTTCTCGACCCCAGCGAGGCTGCCGTCATGGAGCGGTTCATCGCCAGCCTGGGCGTCGAGCGGGAGGCGGCACGCAAACAGATGCTGGAGGGGCTCGAGAGCGACCGTTACCTGGCGATGCTGAGGACGCTGGAGGCGGCGACCGTCTCCCTGGTGGTGCGTCCGGCAGAAGACGACCTCAAGTCCGGCGCCGCCCGCCAGTTCCGCAAGATGCGCAAGGCGGTGAAGGACCTGACTTCGCCGCCCGAGGACGAAGACCTTCACCGGGTGCGTCGCCTGGCCAAGAAGGCCCGCTACACGGCCGATCTGGTCAAGGACTCTGGCGGCAAGAAGGTAGCCAGGTACCTGGAGGACATCAAGCGGCTCCAGGAGGTGCTCGGCGACTTCCAGGACTCGGTGGTGGCGGAAGAACGGATCAAGGCCTTCCTCCCCGACGCAAACACGTCGCAGGAGTCGTTCGTGCTCGGACGGATGGCGGAGCTCGAGGCAATCAAGAAGCGCCGGGTACGATCGGATTTCCCGCCGGTCTGGAGCAAGGTCAAAAAGAGCGGTAAGAAGGCGTGGTCCTGAAGCGCCTGTTCGGTACGGTTGCCGCGGTACGTGCCGCCGGAGGGGTCATCGCGCGCACCGCGCCTTCCGGGGGGACCGAGGTGCTGATCGTGCATCGTCCCCGCTACGACGACTGGAGCTTCCCTAAAGGCAAGCTGGAGAACGGCGAAAGTGAGCAGCAGTGCGCAATTCGGGAGGTTCAGGAGGAGACCGGGCTGCTCTGCGAGACCGGCCGGGAGCTTCCGGGCACGGCGTACACCGACCGGAAGGGGCGGCCGAAAACCGTTCGGTACTGGAGCATGACGGTGGTGTCGGGCAAGTTCGTGCCGAACTCCGAGGTCGACGAGGCCCGGTGGGTCAATTTTTCCGAGGCGGCGAGGCTGCTCTCCTACGAACACGATCTTTCGATGCTGGAGGAGCTGATGGTGCGTGAGGTTGGGGAAGCCTCGGCTCTGCTGGTCCGCCACGGCACCGCCGGCAACCGCAAGGACTGGGAAGGCGACGACCGGCTGCGGCCGCTCGACGAAAAGGGCCGGCGCCAGGCGGAAGCCCTGGCCGACAGCCTCATCCACTACCCGGTGAAGCACGTCCTCTCTAGCCCCTACCTCCGCTGCACCCAGACGGTGAAGCCGCTCGCCAAGCGGCTCGGGCTGCCGGTGCTCGAGGTCGAGCAGCTCGCCGAAGGGGCAAGCATCGAAGAGGTCGAAGGACTGATCGACGGCCTGGACGGCGGCCTAGCGGTTCTCTGTTCGCACGGCGATGTAGTGGAACAGATCGTCGGCACCGAGGCGCCCAACCGAAAAGGGGGCTTCTGGCTGGTGAAGAAGGTCGACAACGGGGTGGAGCCGATGCGCTACGTCCCCCCGCCAGACCTAGAGGCTTAGTTCTTCTTTTTCTTAGCCTTCTTCTTCTTGCCCCCGTGCGCCGCTTTGGCGCCGAGCATCAACTTCTCCTGGCTTCCGGTCCCCAGGCGGCCGGGCCTGGACTTGCTCTCCCGGAGCCAGTGTCCGTCCGGCTGCAGCTCCCAGCAGAAGACGTCGTCCTTCCAGCCGGTTTCGAAGGCCGTGGATAGCTCTTTGCGCACCGCCTCGTCCTCCACCGGGACGACAACCTCCACCCTCTCGTCGAGGTTGCGGGGCATGAGGTCGGCGCTTCCCATGTAGTACGTCATCCGGTCGCCGGCCTCGAAGCTATATACCCGGCTGTGCTCCAGGAATCGTCCGAGCACGCTGCGCACGGTGATGTTCTCGCTCATCCCCGGCACCCCGGCCCGCAGCGAGCAGATGCCCCGGACCAGGATCCGGATGTCGACGCCGGCCGCGGACGCCCTGTAGAGCTCCTCGATCAGCTCGGGGTCGGTGAGCGCGTTCAGCTTCAGCCGGATGATTGCCGGCTTGCCGTTCTCGGCCGCTTTGGCCACCTGCTTGATCTGCTCCTTGAGGGCGGCCCTAAGCCCGAAAGGAGCCACCAGGATCTTGCGGAAGTGGACCGGCTTGCTGAAGCCGGTCAGGTAATTGAAGAGCTCGGCGACGTCGGCGGCGATGTCCGGGTCGGCGGTGAACAGGCCGAAGTCCTCGTAGATCCGGGCGGTGGCCGAGTGGTAGTTGCCCGTGCCGATGTGGACGTACCGGCGGAGGACGCCCTCCTCCCGCCTGACCACAAGGACGGTTTTGGCGTGGATCTTGAGGTTGGGGAAACCGTGAACCACGTGAACGCCCGCCCGCTCGAGGCGCTTGGACCACTCGATGTTGTGGCCTTCGTCGAAGCGCGCCTTCAGCTCGACCAGGGCCACGCTCTGTTTGCCGGACTCCGCCGCCTCGATCAACGCCGGGACAACCGGGGACTTCTCCGACGTCCGGTACACGGTGGTCTTGAGCGCGATCACATTGGGGTCCCGGGCGGCGCCCATGACGAACGCCTCGACGCTGGTGGTGAAGGAGTCATAGGGAAGGTGAACCAGCAGGTCGCCCCGGCGGATCTGGCCGAAGAAGTCCGATGCAAGGTTGGACTGGAGCCGTGGCTGGGTCAGCGGCACCCAGGGTTCGAACCGCAGGTCCGGGCGGTCGATGTCGGCAAGGTTCGAGAAGTCGGCAAAGTCGAGGATGCCCTCTATCGGGTAGATCTGGTCGGGCCCTACGTCCATGGCGTCCCGCAGCAGGTCCAGCAGCTTGGGAGAAGCGGTGTCGGACACCTCCAGGCGGACCACGTCGCCGAAGCGGCGCCTGCGAAGCTCGTGCTCGATGGCCTCCATCAGGTCGGCGGCCTCGTCGTCCACCTCGAAGTCGGCATCCCGGGTGACCCGGAACATCGTCCGCTCGACTATCTCGACGCCGGGGAACAGGTAGCTGAGGAAATGCCCGATTACCTCCTCATGAGGGATCATCAGGTGCCTGGTGCCGACCGTCACGAAGCGCGGAAGACCCTCGGGGACCTTCACCCGGGCAAAGCGCTCCTCGCCGGTGGCGGGATCCCGAACGAACAGGCCGAGGCTGAGCGACAGGCCGGAAATGTAGGGGAAGGGCTGCCCCGGACCGACGGCGAGCGGGGTGAGCACGGGGTAGAGCTCTTCCTTGAACTTTGTCTCCAGCTCGGCCAGCTCCTCCTCGGTGCAATCCTCCACCCGGCCGATCAGGATGCCGGCCTCGGCGAGCTGGGGTTGCAGCTCGCTTCTCCACAGCTGGGTCTGGGTCTTGAACATCATCAGGGCCCGGTCACGGATCTGGGCCAGGGCTTCGGCGGCGGTCATGCCGTCGGCCGAGGGGAGCGACGCAACGGCGAGGGCCCGGCCCATGAGGCCGGCGACCCGAACCATGAAGAACTCGTCCAGGTTGGCGGAGAAGATGGCGCAGAAGCGGACCCGCTCCAGCAGCGGGACATCGTTGTCGGCTGCGATGGCGAGGACCCGGTCGTTGAAGTCGAGCCAGGAAAGCTCGCGGTTGATCAGACGCTGGACCGGGGGCTCGGGAGCCTCCGGAAACGATGCCGGCACGAAAGTTTCGTCGGTGGTTGTTTCGGCCATTGCGGTTTCAGCCGTCTCTCAAAGGAATAACTCAGCGTAACCCGAATTCTTCCCATTCGGGCTGAGAGATCTTCCCGTAGGACAAATTCAGCAAACTGTTCATAT
This genomic window from Actinomycetota bacterium contains:
- a CDS encoding DEAD/DEAH box helicase; the encoded protein is MRTTSSDLQLLLKSLSATLESEGLKAVVPFPAKTGITVRPEPPLPGTLRRRLQAKGIDGLWTHQAEALSAVRRGENVAVSTGTASGKSMCFNLPAIEQILADRRSRALYLYPTKALAQDQLRALRGFGLTEVLPATYDGDTPGDERASVRKFANIVLTNPDMLHFGILRSHSRWANFFASLKLVVIDEGHVFRGVFGSHVGCILRRLRRIANYYGAEPVFILTSATIPNPGGLAERLVGVPFTEVTEDGAPRGERLFAFWNPPFVDEATATRSSANWESARLMATFANREIKTIAFAKSRRAAELVAKYAKTMATGDTGDRMTAYRAGYLAEERRAIEKRLFSGELVGVAATSALELGIDVGGMDAVVMNGFPGTVAQVWQQAGRAGRSTDASVAVLVGRDDPLDQYYVAHPEFLLTKPFEMALVDTTNPNILQPHLACAAWEKPITPEDVTTYFGEEALRQAEEMEAAGQLALRKAKGVQRYHYRGDTEPGDLDLRSMGSTYSIVEAQTGALLGTVDGGKAFSQIHPGAVYLHQGDNWEVQELDRANHVALVEPSKGRYFTQSRETSDIRVLETLQHKRVGRAEFYLGRVEVTNRVVAFARKDIASGETLAVVDLDLPETILSTVAVWYTVDDLVIRKARLTAADLPGSLHAAEHAAIGMLPLFAMADRWDIGGVSTAFSADTGMPTVFVYDGYPGGAGIAARGFAEAAEHQAATLEAVSRCPCKTGCPSCVQSPKCGNGNEPLDKAGAIRLLATILGSDGSNRG
- a CDS encoding TlpA disulfide reductase family protein — protein: MEAIEAEAPTPEIVTPPKLKVIRFLAFAMVPALFIAFIAFTLFQTAPPDTLVGEKMPEFSLEQLGSEERLTSADLEGKAVVVNFWASWCVPCVKEAPDLQEAYAKYSDQDVVVLGVNVQDSEKDALAFADKFDVTYPIVRDPNLTLYKEFGVRGLPETFFIDKEGVFVGVGSGRQVGQSGTTKTLGAIDPALLESQIKTMLEKPA
- a CDS encoding YdeI/OmpD-associated family protein; translation: MKFTTKLELGGKTATGFVVPPEVVEALGKGKKPPVKVTINGYTYRNTVAVYGGVYMLGVSAEHREGAGVEAGEEIEVELELDTEPRVLEIPADLTEALEREPEAKSYFDGLSYSNKRRHVLAIEGAKAAETRQRRIDKSVAMFKEGKN
- a CDS encoding CYTH and CHAD domain-containing protein, translating into MKSTLEREIKLQAPPGFSLPQFPGTQIGPRRFTSTYLDTEDFRLAAAGITMRRRVENRRGLWQLKLPRGNARMELEERGGPLRPPPSFAKLIVAPLMGEPLKVVAKLRTLRTGTTVMDGDRKVAEVVFDSVQVLQGITIVNRFSEIEVELLDGNEDDLRQLGSALKSLGAFTGDERPKLLQALDIVVAQPDSDKRPVSELAQIQGMIRDQFRNLLRHDPGTRLGDDPEDLHQHRVGIRKLRSLLGSARMLEPEWSASLRAELEWIGDLMNPVRDLDVMVPYLRADMQLLDPSEAAVMERFIASLGVEREAARKQMLEGLESDRYLAMLRTLEAATVSLVVRPAEDDLKSGAARQFRKMRKAVKDLTSPPEDEDLHRVRRLAKKARYTADLVKDSGGKKVARYLEDIKRLQEVLGDFQDSVVAEERIKAFLPDANTSQESFVLGRMAELEAIKKRRVRSDFPPVWSKVKKSGKKAWS
- a CDS encoding NUDIX hydrolase yields the protein MVLKRLFGTVAAVRAAGGVIARTAPSGGTEVLIVHRPRYDDWSFPKGKLENGESEQQCAIREVQEETGLLCETGRELPGTAYTDRKGRPKTVRYWSMTVVSGKFVPNSEVDEARWVNFSEAARLLSYEHDLSMLEELMVREVGEASALLVRHGTAGNRKDWEGDDRLRPLDEKGRRQAEALADSLIHYPVKHVLSSPYLRCTQTVKPLAKRLGLPVLEVEQLAEGASIEEVEGLIDGLDGGLAVLCSHGDVVEQIVGTEAPNRKGGFWLVKKVDNGVEPMRYVPPPDLEA
- the ppk1 gene encoding polyphosphate kinase 1; this encodes MAETTTDETFVPASFPEAPEPPVQRLINRELSWLDFNDRVLAIAADNDVPLLERVRFCAIFSANLDEFFMVRVAGLMGRALAVASLPSADGMTAAEALAQIRDRALMMFKTQTQLWRSELQPQLAEAGILIGRVEDCTEEELAELETKFKEELYPVLTPLAVGPGQPFPYISGLSLSLGLFVRDPATGEERFARVKVPEGLPRFVTVGTRHLMIPHEEVIGHFLSYLFPGVEIVERTMFRVTRDADFEVDDEAADLMEAIEHELRRRRFGDVVRLEVSDTASPKLLDLLRDAMDVGPDQIYPIEGILDFADFSNLADIDRPDLRFEPWVPLTQPRLQSNLASDFFGQIRRGDLLVHLPYDSFTTSVEAFVMGAARDPNVIALKTTVYRTSEKSPVVPALIEAAESGKQSVALVELKARFDEGHNIEWSKRLERAGVHVVHGFPNLKIHAKTVLVVRREEGVLRRYVHIGTGNYHSATARIYEDFGLFTADPDIAADVAELFNYLTGFSKPVHFRKILVAPFGLRAALKEQIKQVAKAAENGKPAIIRLKLNALTDPELIEELYRASAAGVDIRILVRGICSLRAGVPGMSENITVRSVLGRFLEHSRVYSFEAGDRMTYYMGSADLMPRNLDERVEVVVPVEDEAVRKELSTAFETGWKDDVFCWELQPDGHWLRESKSRPGRLGTGSQEKLMLGAKAAHGGKKKKAKKKKN